In Chelonia mydas isolate rCheMyd1 chromosome 19, rCheMyd1.pri.v2, whole genome shotgun sequence, the following are encoded in one genomic region:
- the TENT5B gene encoding terminal nucleotidyltransferase 5B, whose product MLSAGEPGAGGSERPGGRFSVLSWEQVQRLDQILGEAVPIHGRGNFPTLSVRPRRIVQVVRSRLEKKGIAVHNVRLNGSAASHVLHQDSGLGYKDLDLIFCVDLKSEDSFQLVKDVVMDCLLDFLPEGVNKDKITPMTLKEAYVQKLVKVCNETDRWSLISLSNNSGKNVELKFVDSLRRQFEFSVDSFQIILDSLLLFRECSENPMSENFHPTITGESMYGDFGEAMDHLRNRIIATRNPEEIRGGGLLKYCNLLVRGFKPKSEVDMKALQRYMCSRFFIDFSDIGEQQRKLECYLQSHFVGMESKRYDCLMTLHRVVNESTVCLMGHERRQTLNLIAMLAVRVLAEQNIIPTVTNVTCYYQPAPYVSEINFNYYVTHVQPLLPCSHSYPTWLPCN is encoded by the exons ATGCTGTCagcgggggagcccggggctggcgGCTCGGAGCGGCCCGGCGGCCGGTTCAGCGTGCTGAGCTGGGAGCAGGTGCAGCGGCTGGACCAGATCCTGGGCGAGGCTGTCCCCATCCACGGCCGGGGCAACTTCCCCACCCTGTCCGTGCGGCCCCGCAGGATCGTGCAG GTGGTCCGCAGCCGTCTGGAAAAGAAGGGAATTGCAGTCCATAATGTCAGGTTGAATGGCTCAGCAGCTAGCCATGTCCTACATCAAGATAGTGGCCTGGGGTACAAAGACCTGGACCTCATTTTTTGTGTGGATCTGAAGAGTGAGGATTCTTTCCAGCTAGTTAAAGATGTGGTCATGGACTGTCTCCTGGACTTCCTCCCAGAAGGAGTAAACAAAGACAAGATCACCCCCATGACTCTGAAGGAGGCATATGTGCAGAAGCTAGTGAAAGTATGTAATGAAACAGACCGCTGGAGCCTTATATCACTGTCCAATAACAGTGGGAAAAATGTGGAACTCAAATTTGTGGACTCTCTCAGACGGCAGTTTGAGTTCAGTGTGGACTCCTTCCAGATTATATTGGATTCTCTGTTACTATTCAGAGAGTGCTCGGAGAACCCCATGTCTGAGAACTTCCACCCCACAATCACTGGGGAAAGCATGTATGGGGACTTTGGGGAGGCAATGGACCATCTCAGGAACCGAATCATTGCCACCAGGAACCCAGAAGAAATCAGAGGTGGTGGGCTTCTGAAGTACTGCAATCTCCTGGTGAGAGGGTTTAAGCCCAAGTCAGAAGTAGATATGAAGGCATTACAGAGATACATGTGCTCCAGGTTTTTCATAGACTTTTCTGACATTGGAGAACAGCAGCGGAAGCTCGAGTGTTACCTTCAGAGTCACTTTGTTGGGATGGAGAGCAAAAGGTATGACTGCCTGATGACCCTACACCGGGTGGTGAATGAAAGTACAGTGTGCCTGATGGGACACGAAAGGAGGCAAACTCTGAACCTCATTGCCATGCTGGCTGTGAGGGTGCTGGCTGAGCAGAACATCATCCCAACAGTAACCAATGTGACCTGCTACTATCAGCCAGCACCATATGTCAGCGAAATAAACTTCAACTACTATGTCACCCATGTGCAGCCCCTTCTGCCTTGCAGTCACTCCTACCCAACATGGCTTCCTTGTAACTGA